The genomic stretch ATAATATACattgattatattatattattcgTAATTGTAAATGCACAATATACATTATATTGTATTAAGTATACGAGGTCATTTTTGCATGGATGCGGTAAGTcattcttcttttttgtttttttcttaatttgttttttatgttaaatagtatatatatatatgggtgcattcttaatggttactacccatggatggttacattaatattaaccattagattaagatcaatagttcatatttacagttgttaattaatatttctaaaaataaattttgattttttcaaatttttggaaggattaGCTGATGAAAAAcgtatatttattatgaaaatataatattataaatttttcaaatatatgtcaatttctaaatataattattatctatcattagttggaaacaacattaattatggcaaaaaaataactaaattcaaaattaatgtagaaaaaaatatatttacctgctggtgacttgctataccaagtcactatgttgccacatcatcataattgttagtacctatttatgggtagtaaccattaagaaatcttccatatatatatatatatatatgatataaactgaattatattatgttattCGTAATTGTATATGCATAATATACATTATATTGTATTAAGTATATAGGGTTATATTATATTAACACTGGTACCGGGTTGCTCGTGCCTTTGGCACGAGCCACTctcactagtatatatatataaacacatgtGATACTCTTACAAATTTGGAATTTGATCATGAAAAACCAAAATATTGAGTTTGAATCATAATAATATATAGAAATCCCGAGCAATTTAAAAACTTTCTTTGCCTTTCCCAAAATTCCCAATTCATCAACTttacttttgtttttcctttctccaTCATCAAATTGCATTTATAACCTTCCCAAGCCTTTTTTTTCTTGTTTGAGGGAGCCTTTACCGAGTTCACTCTTGAAAAtgtttttgaaattaatatttaaaaatgtcTCCGGTTCTCGAGGAATAAATGACGATCTCCCTTTGTAACTAAACACTTTTTTGAGACGATACTGTTTTCTGAATTTCATAGTCAAAGTTTATTTCCATTGGAGTAATGATATGAAAAGATGTTGGTTAACTTTGATATTAGTTAGAGTCGTCAACAAGTGGGAAAACATAATAGCAAAATCTATAAAGGCCACCTCTCATTAGCCATTTCATTCTCCACTAGCTAGCTTTTTTTCCTAAATGTACCAAAGACAAGAAAATTGTGAAAAAGTTCCACAAACAAACCAAAACTATGACACTTTCCAAAAATCTTTTTAAGGGTTTTCTCATCAAAGGAATATACATCTATAAATAAGACAATTCCCTCAGAAGAACAAAACTAATCAACTTCCATTCCAGAAATGGTTTCATCTAAAATCATCTGCAGTTCCTTTACTCTTTGTCTAGTCAAAGCAATGCAATCCTGCAACCACATCAGAATCTTGTTTATCAAACCAAAAACCTCACTCTTTACTTTAGGTCCTCAGTGCATAACACAAAATTGCTTCAAATTTCATAGTTAAACATGGAACGTGCAATTGAACCCGTCAGATTATTTTTAAGGCTAGACTAACCTGAACAGACGATGTATGGGCGAGAGCTGGTCCGCCTGGCTTGTAAAGAGACACGAGTTGGTCAGAAGAATCCAAAACCACAGTTACAAGAGTATCCATGATTGACTCTTCCTCTGCAGTAGGATCGGCCAATATGTAATTCTTGTGAAGTAAGCATGTTAACGAAAATGGAATCCTGCTTAATTTGAGttttcttctctctttatttACTACAGCTCTTCCTTCATCTTCTTCCTCTGAGACAACACTCACCTTTCCATCATCATTCATAGAAACTACAGGAATCTGCACTGCAAGGCATGGAAATAACAAAGATAAAGGGATGGTTGTCCGATAGCATAAATTCGAAGTTCAATTAGAGTTAATGTTGAAATTTAAtttaagaatatatatatttattatttagagcAATTAGAAAGGACTCCTTCATATCTAAGTCTTATTTCCTTTTCTGTATACATATTTACACTTTTTCTTTCTCAAAAAATATAAACTACGTCCAAGAATAGATATCTCTAAAAAGCAACGATTTCCTTACACTAAACTAATTTCACAAAAGTTTGAAGATTTAGGAAAAGTTATATTATATAATGAGGACTAAAATCCTCCCCTTCCACACACTCACACACCCAACCACTTGAGCAAGAAGAAAAAGTTACATTAATCCCTAGACTTGAAATCCATCTAATTGATGTATACTATCCTTCTAGCGGTCAAACCTGGAGGTGAAGAAACttcatatacaaaaaataaataaataaacatagaTGTGACATTCAGATTGAACGTGGTTCAACTTTTGGTGTAAGTCCTCATTCCAAGATGACTACACAACACCATGCATAGAGTGAAGACATTGTAAATCATTGGCTAATACAACTCAcacctaaaaaataaaaataaaaataaaaatctccCCAGAAATTATAAAGCTATGTCCTAGAGGAAACTCAATCAAAACTCTCGAACTGTCCTTTTTTGTTTTCACTGGGATGGCTTTGGATCACACTTCCATTGGCAGCAGAATctcctatatatacaagaccttAAACTTGGATAGAATTTTTTTAACTTGACCCCAAATAATAGAACTCCACCAGCTTTCTGCTGCCTTTACAGAGATCTAAACTTTGAGGCCAAGCCAAAAGATGTGTTTGATGTTAAGGGAAGCACGGTGAAACACCAAACGTGGGTTAGAAGATGGCATTTGTCGAAGATGAGGGGAAGTCTATCAAATGAACCAATACCATGGAGCACATATGGTTCTTAGTTTCATGAACATAGGTGGAACCCAGTGAAATTATCGTGAGTGTGTTTCTTCTTTGCAATTAGATTTATTGAATCTTGTGTAAGATTGGAATTTCTGCACCAACATACTAATATCTAGAAAAAATGGGTTCAAACAAAATCGTAAAAATACCAAGTTTGTAAACAGAATTCTCAGCTATACTATTCAAGGAGGCTGAAAAAATCTAACCAATATACCAATTTTATCCTAACCTTAATTTAGATTTTTGTTGGTGGATGTTAACCTTGTATTAGCATTGTATCCCAAATCTTTGCATAGTCTAGGTTACTAATGATAAAATATCATGGAGAGGATATAATACTTACAATGAGAAAATGCAGCAACAGCTGATAGCAAAGCAGCATCAAAAAGAGCACCATCAGCATCCAAACAATATATATCCTGAACAAGAAAAACCACAATATTTTGTAATGATGCATCTATTCAAGACAATATAATCATAGAAGGAAATTCATCCTTTGGCAATGAAAGTTGGTTAGGAAAAATCGTGGTTGACAAAACATTTGAAAGCCAAAATTGTAAAATGCACTTAACACAAAAGATACAGAACAGATCAAATTATAAGTAAATGTTATCAAATTTGAGGTAAAGCATTACCAAGTAGGCCATCCAAGCAGCCTTTCCACTAACCAATGATAAATCTTTCAAATCAATCATGCCAGAACTGCAACAACCAAGGCACATATAAAAAAACATGATAAAGTTATTAGAACATCCCGCAACCAAAGATACACGAATCTAACAAAGATTCCACAAAACAAATTGAGCAAAAAATTATGAGTAGAGAAATATTTTACATGCCTTAATATAGTATCAAACAACTGCTTCGACACAACTGGTGCTGCCTCAGCTGGCCTACCTGGCCTGACAAGGGGAGAGCATATGGGAGGCATGTGGAATTCAACAGCTGAAAATTGCAAACTAAACATTGACACCTGAAAAACTAAAGTGACAGAAAATGTAATGGACAATAGGAGAGACGATATACTAGCTGTGCAAACTCAACCTATGCATCCCTCATCTGGTGACTCTTTTGAAGGGGTCATGACTTCCATTTTTATGGCAGCCAACATGGTctacacaataaaaaaaaaacccgGGTTACAAAACTCATATTTCAACTATAACAACTAACCTAACAAAAAATAAGAGCAAGAGATAGACGCAATCACAGTTAAACCAATCTTTGCTAATGCTGATCCATTAGCAGATGCAACCGCACCTACAATGAAAGGGTAAGCCAAGTTATTAGTTAGAAAGTTTCATCAACTAAAGTTAAATGCAAATAGGAAAATGAACAAATATACAcatttaaatatacatatataagagttcattTCAACAAACCTAGAGCTAAAGTTGAATCCCTGGCTCTCCCAAGAGCTCTACCATCAGGTCTTATAGATTCTGTGAGATGACGCTCAAAGAAGCGAAGAGGGAAAAGGCGTTTGAAAGCATCAACCTCCATTTCTGATGACAAATCCCCAGAAGAATTTGGGTGCCCAATTCCCTCAGCTCCATCTTGTGCACTGAATCACAATAGTAAAAACACAAATGCTATGAAATGAGGCATTTCTCAAATGCTATGAAAATTTCTGTTTATTCTTTTCTGTCACAAAGCCATACctaataaatcaaatttatagaaaaataaaaacaaaaatgaaTATTCACACAAAGAACAAAGCAATGAATCCCATTGCACTATTGCAGAGTAAAAAAAAACTCAGAGACTGTACTCCGACAGTAtatgcatgcatatatatatatatggagagagagagagagagagagagagtttaggCTTACTGTGAGTGAGAGACCATTGTGAGTCGAAGGCCGGTCACCAGGAGGAAAGACGAGGCAGCGTACTAATGTGGAAGAACTGtaatttgtaatttaaaaaaCCAAATAGTATTAAAATGGAAGAAAAACTCCTATTCACAAGTGTGACCAAAtagtctatatttatagagttttggatcACTACTTAACTTTCAAATTTCTATAACCCATTAGCTGTTACCAATGATACTTAGAACAACATAAATGCAACAAGTCAAAAAAACAAAAAGGACAACAATAACAACCACGAACATTTAATCTCACAGAAAGATAATTTCCTTTAACTtaatatataaaatcatatagataatAGATAATCATTATAtagataatttattttaaaacacTAAATAATGTATCCATTCTTTATTTTTCCCATTTTGAGTTAGCTTTGGGTGTATAGAATCGTTTATGTTTTGAAtaatatataactaattttaatacagatatgttaaaaaaaatgttagaaaTGATCTTGCAGAAAGTTATGCACAAATAAAGAACTTAAATTATTCTATCTAATTTctacttaaaaattaataaataatagtaAGCTGAAGACATACCGAAAACATAATCTATATTTACAAGTTAATAGATATGGTACTTCTAAATTTGTTCTAACAAGCATTTTATCAAACAGATTATGTCCATATTTCTATATATTTTAGGATATAATCAAACCTGAATTTTAAAAATCCAATTAAACAAAAAGATATAATAATATAGGAATAACCAAAGACAAACAAGAAAACAATGAGCCATTCTTTTTTCGTTCAAAAACTTTAgaagaattatatatatataaatatatacacatacacacaAGGGAGAggacaaaatgaaaaaaaaaaaaaaaaaaaaacacaacaaagcCAAAACATTTTTCATTCCAAAAAACCAGAGAAAAGAGACAACATTGggtaaaaaaatagaaaatgtgCCCCAAAATTAAAGAAACGAATTGCAAAAATAAGAGAAAGACATAAATAAAATTCTTAACCTGTGCAAAAGAATGAGCAGTGGTCTATCCTTAGATTTTCAGAAAAGTGCAAATTTGAGATAATGTATCGGAACCACAACCAAACACAAAAAGAAATTTCAAATCTCATTGACAAAAATaaacttaataaatatatttatacatatactaTTTTACCAGTGAGCAAAAGAGAACAGTCAAAGAGGTAGAGATTGAGAGCCAAGA from Humulus lupulus chromosome 5, drHumLupu1.1, whole genome shotgun sequence encodes the following:
- the LOC133778585 gene encoding uncharacterized protein LOC133778585 translates to MVSHSHAQDGAEGIGHPNSSGDLSSEMEVDAFKRLFPLRFFERHLTESIRPDGRALGRARDSTLALGAVASANGSALAKIGLTTMLAAIKMEVMTPSKESPDEGCIAVEFHMPPICSPLVRPGRPAEAAPVVSKQLFDTILSSGMIDLKDLSLVSGKAAWMAYLDIYCLDADGALFDAALLSAVAAFSHLQIPVVSMNDDGKVSVVSEEEDEGRAVVNKERRKLKLSRIPFSLTCLLHKNYILADPTAEEESIMDTLVTVVLDSSDQLVSLYKPGGPALAHTSSVQDCIALTRQRVKELQMILDETISGMEVD